ACCCGTTTACACACAAGGTGTACTGGAACGGCCATCCCCGGATGGCCTTTTTTCATGACGATCCTCCGGGGTCAACGTTCAGATCGCTGGGAACGCCATGCAAGTTCAGCCCCCGGATTTCATGATCTTCACCGGCAACGCCAATCCGGTGCTGGCCTCCGAAATCGCCCAACACCTGGGCACGCAACTCGGCGCGGCCAATGTGGGTCGTTTTTCTGACGGTGAAGTCACGGTCGAGATCACACAGAACGTGCGCGCACGCCATGTGTTCGTGATCCAGTCCACCTGCGCGCCGACCAACGAAAACCTGATGGAGCTGCTCATCATGGTCGACGCGCTCAAGCGCGCTTCGGCCGAACGCATCTCCGCCGTCATTCCCTACTTCGGTTATGCCCGCCAGGACCGCCGCCCGCGTTCGGCGCGCGTGCCGATCTCGGCCAAGGTCGTGGCCAACCTGCTGCAGACCGTGGGCGTGAGCCGCGTGCTGACCATGGACCTGCACGCCGACCAGATCCAGGGCTTCTTCGACATTCCGGTCGACAACATCTACGCCTCGCCCGTCTTGCTGGGCGACCTGCGCCAGAAGAACTACCCCGATGTGCTGATCGTCTCGCCCGACGTGGGCGGTGTGGTGCGTGCCCGTGCGCTGGCCAAGCAGCTCAACTGCGACATGGCCATCATCGACAAGCGCCGTCCGAAGGCCAACGTGTCGGAAGTGATGCACGTGATCGGCGACATCGAAGGGCGCAACTGCGTGATCATGGACGACATGATCGACACCGCAGGCACGCTGGTGAAAGCCGCCGAGGTGCTCAAGGAGCGTGGCGCCAAGAACGTGTACGCCTATTGCACGCACCCGATCTTCTCGGGCCCGGCCATCGAACGCATCGCCAAGGGCTCGGCCCTGGACGAGGTGGTCGTGACCAACACCATTCCTCTTTCGCAGGCCGCGCAGGCCTGCACCAAGATCCGCCAACTCTCCGTGGCGCCGCTGATGGCCGAGACCATCGCGCGCATTGCCTCGGGTGAGTCGGTCATGAGTTTGTTTGCCGATCAGGACAACCTTTTCTAGGCAGCAAAGCGTGGGCGGCCTCCATGGTGGGGGCAGCTCTTTTCAAACCGAGGCGTTCTGGTCGCGGAACCCCTCATCAGGAGTAAGTCATGCAATTTGTCGCTTTTGAGCGCGCCAAGCAGGGTACGGGTGCGAGCCGCCGTCTGCGCAACACCGGTCGCGCGCCCGGTATCGTCTTCGGCGGTGAGAAGCCGGCCGACACGATCGAACTCGATCACAACGCCCTGTGGCACGCCCTGAAGAAGGAAGCGTTCCACTCGTCCATCCTCGACATGGAACTCGCCGGCAAGGTGCACAAGGTTCTGCTGCGCGATGTGCAATACCACCCGTACAAGCCGCAAGTGCTGCACGTGGACTTCCAGCGCGTGGACGAGAAGACCCGCCTGCGCAAGAAGGTGCCCCTGCACTTCGTGAACGCCGAGAACTCGCCTGCGGTGAAGACCGACAAGTGCGTGATCAGCCACGTGCTCAACGACATCGAAATCGAATGCCTGGCCACCCAGTTGCCCGAGTTCATCGAAGTGGATCTGGGCGAAGTCGTCAAGGGTGCAACCGTGCACACTGGCGATATCAAGCTGGCCAAGGGCGTCAAGCTCGTGACGCATGGCCGCAAGAACATCACCGTGGCCACCGTGGTCGAGCCGGTGGAAGAAGTGGTGGCCGCTCCAGTGGCTGCTGCGCCTGCCGACGACAAGAAGGGCAAGAAGGGCAAGAAGTAATTCTTTGCTGCCTCGCCAGAAGGGCCCGCTCACGCGGGCCTTTTTGTTTTCGCCTCGATAATCCCGACCATGATCCGACTCATCGCAGGCCTGGGCAATCCCGGCCCCGAATACGAACACACGCGCCACAACGCCGGCTTCTGGTGGGTGGACGAGGCCGCGCGCCTGCTCAAGGTGTCGCTGCAGATGGAGCGCGCCCACTTCGGTCTGGTCGCACGCGCCAACGTCGCGGGCCAGAGCGTCTGGTTGGTGGAGCCGCAGACCTACATGAACCTGTCGGGCAAAGCGGTGGGCTCGATCGCCCGCTTCTTCAAGATCGCACCCGAAGAGATGCTGGTGGTGCACGACGAACTGGACCTGCCCCCCGGCGAGGTCAAACTCAAGAAGGGTGGCGGCCACGCGGGCCACAACGGTCTGCGCGATATCCATGCGCAACTGGGCAGCCCGGACTATTGGCGTCTGCGCGTGGGCATTGGCCACCCCGGCAACAAGAACGAAGTGGCCAACTGGGTGTTGAAAAAACCCTCACCCGACGACCGCATCGCGATCGCGCAAGCGCTGGACCGGTCTCTCAAGGCGCTGCCGAATCTGATCGCAGGCGAGATGGACAAGGCCACCGCGCTGATCCACACCAGCAAGCTCCCGCGGCCCAAACCACCCCGGCCTGCGGCCGACCCTCAGGCCGCAGGCGGCTCGGCGCCATCCGCCGACGACAAGGGCTGACCCGCGCTCTGCAGGCGCTGGTACTTCTGCCACAACGTCTCTCGCGATTCGATGTGGTTCGGATCGACCGGAATGCATTCCACCGGGCAGACCTGCACGCACTGCGGCTCGTCGAAATGCCCCACGCATTCGGTGCAACGCGAGGGGTCGATTTCGTAGAACGCTTCGCCCATGTGAATGGCCTGGTTCGGGCACTCGGGCTCGCACACATCGCAGTTGATGCATTCGTCGGTGATCAGCAGCGCCACGGCAACCGCTCCCTAGGCCTGCACGGGCCGTGGCTTGAGGTTCTGCGCCACAGACGCACTCACCATCTGCGAGATGTCCCCGCCGAGCTGCGAGATTTCGCGCACCAGCGTGCTGGAGATGCACTGCAGATCCGCTTGCGGCAGCAAGAACACCGTTTCCACCGCGGGGTTCAGCTTGCGGTTCATCGCGGCCATCTGGGCTTCGTAATCGAAGTCGGTGAGGTTGCGGATGCCACGCACGACCGCAGTGGCGTTGTGCTGGCGGCAGAAATCCATGATGAGGCCGTCGAACGGCAGCACGCGCACCCGCCCGGGCATGCGCGAGGCGGCAACGGCTGCCATGTCCAGACGCTCCTGCAGCGTGAATCGGGTCTTCTTGTGGTGCGCGATAGCCACCGCGATGATCACGTCTTCGAACAGCTGCGAGGCGCGGCGCGCCACGTCCTCATGGCCCAGGGTGATGGGATCGAAGGTGCCGCTGTAGACCGCCACGCGGCCGTTGCCACCGGTTGAAGCAAGGGCTGAACTCATGCCGGCGATTATGCGCGAGGGGCCCCTCGCCCCGCCTCACTGCGCGGGCAATGGCCGCAACAGATGAAAGGCCACCGCGCCGGCTTTGCCTTGGCGGTGGATCTGCAGGCCCATCTGGGCCAACTCGTCCTCGCTCCAGGTGCGCGGGGCTTCCAGGTAGATCCAGCCATCGCGGCGCACCGCCTGCCGCGCGGCGGCCAGCGCGGCCATGTACAAGGCTTCGTTCTGGCCATCGCCGAAAGGCGGGTCGAGAAACACCGCGTCCACCCCCTGCCCGCTGCGCTGGCGCAATGCGGCCACCCCGTCGCCACGCTCCACGCGCACACCCGAGGCCTTGAGCTGGGTGGTGATGCGGCCGAGGTTGGCCAGCAAGGCGCTGTCCTGCTCCACCAGTACCACCTCCGTCGCGCCGCGCGAGGCAGCTTCCAGTCCGAGCGCGCCAGTGCCTGCGAAGGCGTCGATGCAACGCCAGCCGCTGAGGTCCTGCCCCAACCAGTTGAACACCGTCTCGCGCACCCGCGAGGGCGTGGGACGCAGGCCCGATTTGTCGGCCACCGGCAATTTGGTGCGCTTCCAGAGGCCGCCGATGATGCGCACCTCGTGCGGGGCGTTCGCGGCGGTGCGGGGAACTTTGGGGGTTGGCTTCTTCATGGAGGCTGCGAGCTTACGCGTTCCTCAGGGCTGCTTCGCCCCCACCACCACCGTGACCATGCGCTCGGGCTGCAAAACACGCGCAAAGGCGCGCCGGATGTCCTCGACGCGCAGGCGCTCCACCTGTTGCGTCCAGGTCTCCAGATAGTCCAGCGGCAGATCGTTCCAGGCGATGTTGGCGACGTTGTCGAGCAGCTTGCGGTTGCTGTCCAGGCGCAGCGCTTCACCGTTGATGAGGAAATCCTTCGCGGCCTGCAGCTCGGCCTCGGTCGGGCCTTGCGCCACGAACCCGCGCACCACCTCGCGCACCACGTCGACCGCCTGCGCGGCCTGATCGGGTCGCGTGGTCAGGCTGATCTGGAACGACCCGGCCTGGCGGCCGGTCACGAAATAACTGGACACGCCGTAGGTCAAGCCACGCTTCTCGCGCACCTCGTTCATGAGTCGCGAGACGAAGCCGCCGCCACCAAGCACGTAGTTGCCCACGAAGAGCGCCAGGAAATCGGGGTCGGTGCGCGGAACGCCCGGTTGGCCGATGAGCACCTGTGCCTGCGCCGCCGCGAAAGGCAGGCGTTCGTCCACGGCCTGCTTCAGCGGCTGCACCAGGGGCAGCGCCGGCAAGGCGCTGCAGCCGTGGTCCTTCACCGCCGCCATGAGCTGGTCGACGATGCGGTCGGCCTGGGCGCGGTCGATGGCGCCCACCATCGACACCTGCGCACGGCAGGCCGCGGCGTGGCGGCGGTAGAAGGCGCGCATGTCGGCCACGGAGATGGCTTTGTAGGTGCTGGCCTCGGGCCGCAGCCCATAGGGATGCGCGCCGTACACGGCCTTGGAAAACGCGCGGCTGGCATGGGTGCCCGGGCGGTTCTCGGCTTCCTTGAGTGCGGCCAGCAGGCGCTCGCGGTCGCGTTGCCACACGTGCTCGGGCCAGGCCGGCGCGGCGAGCTGGCGAGCGGCCAGCGCCACCGCGCGCTCCAGCAAATCGGGCTCGGTCAGGCTGCGCAGGCTGAGGCTGAAACGGTCCAAGGTCGATTGCGCGCCGAATTGCGCGCCGAGGTCCGCCCAGGCTTCGCTGAGTTGGTTTTCGTCCAGGGCCGGCTGGCCATTTCGAGCGGCCACGCCGCCCGACAGCAAGCCGGCCGTGACACCGGCCAGCCCTGCCCGGTCCGCCGTCTCGCGGCGGCGACCGCCGTCGAAATCGATCTGCACGTCGAGCATGGGGATCGATGGACTGGTCACGAGATGCACGCGCGCGCCACTGGCGTGCGTCCAGCGCTCGATGGGAATGGTGGCATGGGCTGCCGTGGCCATCACCGCCGCGAGCGGCCAGGCCAGCAACGCGGGACGTGCCAGGGGTTTGAGCAGGGCGAACAGATTCAGCATGGCGTGTGTGGGCTCAATGGCGCGTGAGCGCGGGGCGCTGGCCAGCGGCCGGTGCGGCTTCGCGGCGCGAGGGGTCGGGCACGAGCACGCCGGTGGTGAGCTGGTCATCGGTGAAATAGCGCTGCGCCACCGATTGCACCTGTGCTGCGGTGACGGCGCGCAAGCGTGCGATGAGACGGTCGCCCGTGTCCAGGCCCAGGCCCTGGATCCAGTAGCTGCCGAGTTCGCGCGCCTGGTAGGCCAGCGAATCGAGCTTGTAGATTTCGCCAGCGGTCCACTGCGTCTTCACGCGCCGCAACTCCGCTTCGCTGATCCCCTCGCGGGCAATGCGCGAGATCTCTGCCTTGAGTGCGGTCTCTACCGCTTCGGTGGTCACACCGGCGGCGGGCACTCCGGTCAGCATGAACAGCTGCGGCCCTCGGCCCATGAGGCCGTACGAGGAGCCCGCGCTGTCGGCGATGCGTTGGCCGCTCGCCCCGCCCTGCACCAAGGCACGGTCGAGCCGCGCGCCATCGTAGCCATCGAGCACGGCCGAGAGCACGGTCAACGCGAGTGCATCGCGGTCGGTGTCGTTGTCGACCTCGGCGCCACGCCACTGGGGCACCTTGTACGCCAATGCAATCAGCGCCTGGTCGGCCACTGCGCGGTATTCCAGGCGGCGCGGCCCGGCCTGGGGCGGCTCTTCGCGCGGTTTGCGCGCGGGCACGGCGCGCGCGGGAATCGAGCCGAAGTGTTTCTCGGCCAGCGCGCGTGTCTGCTCCACGTCCACGTCACCCGCGATCACCAGCGCGGCGTTGGCCGGCACGTACCAGCGTTGGTAGAAGGCCCGCAGGTCCTCGGGCGTCATGGCGTCGAGGTCGCTCATCCAGCCGACGTTGGGCCGGCGGTACGGGCTGGCCTGGAACACCATGGCGTTGAGCGCTTCGAACATGCGCGCGCGTGGCGACTCTTCGGTGCGTTGGCGCCGTTCTTCCTTGACCACCTCGATCTCGCGCTTGAACTCGTCGTCGGCCCACTGGTTGCGCGCGAAGCGGTCGGCCTCGAGCTGCATGACGGCCTCCAGGCGCCGCACGGGCACCTGCGTGTGGTACGCCGTGGCGTCGCGCATGGTGAAGGCGTTGTCGATGCCACCGATCGCGGCCACACGGCGCGAGAACTCACCGGGCGGCACGTCGGGCGTGCCTTTGAACATCATGTGTTCGAGTGCATGGGCCACGCCGGTGGTGCCGTCGACCTCGTCCATCGAGCCCACGCGCACCCAGAGCATCTGCACCGCCGTCGGAGCCCGCCGGTCGGGTTGCACGATGAGCGTCATGCCATTGCGCAATATGAAGCTGTGGGGCTGGTTGTCCTTGGCGGGGGGTGAGGACTGCCCCCATGCGCCTGGGGCCAGCAGACACAGCGCCATCAGAAGCGCGGGCAGACGTGTGGAGATCAAGGGCATGCGGCGTTTCATAGAATGCAATGGATTCTAGAGATGGAAAAATGTTCTCGTTCTTTCGAAAAAAGCCCCCCGCTCCCCCCGCCGAGCCCGCGCCGGATCTGACCGAGCCCCCTGCTCCCGTCCCCGAGGCACCCACGCCGCCCACGGTCGCCGCGCCGGTTGCGATGGCCGTGGCCGTGGCCGTGGCCGCGCCGCCCGAGCGCAAGGGTTGGCTCGACAAGCTCAAGTCCGGCCTGCGCAAGACCGGCTCCAGCATCGCCACGGTGTTCACCGGCACGCAGATCGACGAAGCGCTGTACGAGGAGCTGGAAGCGGCCCTGCTCATGGCCGACACGGGCGTGAAGGCCACGACCGATCTGCTGGTCGACCTCAAGCGCCGCGTGAAAGAGAACAAGACCACCGACCCGAAAGCCGTCAAGGGCCTGCTGGCCGATGCCATCACCGACCTGCTCGCGCCGCTGCAAAAGCCGCTGGTGATCGGCGAGCACAAACCCACCGTGGTCATGGTGGCCGGCGTCAACGGCGCGGGCAAGACGACCTCCATCGGCAAACTGACACGCCACTTGGCCGATGAGGGCGCGACCGTGCTGCTGGCCGCTGCCGACACCTTCCGCGCGGCCGCGCGCGAGCAGCTCGCCGTCTGGGCCGACCGCAACACGGTGGAGATCATCACCCAGCAAGGCGGCGACCCTGCGGCCGTGAGCTTCGACGCGGTCACCGCGGGCAAGGCGCGCGGGCGCGACGTGGTGCTGGTCGACACCGCCGGGCGCCTGCCCACCCAACTGCACCTGATGGAAGAGCTGCGCAAGATCAAGCGCGTGGTGCAAAAGGCCGAGGCCAGCGCGCCGCACGAAGTGCTGCTGGTGATCGATGGCAACACCGGGCAGAACGCGCTCAACCAGGTGAAGGCGTTCGACGACGCGCTGCAGCTCACCGGCCTCATCATCACCAAACTCGACGGCACGGCCAAAGGCGGCGTGCTCTGCGCCATCGCACGCGAGAAACCGGTACCGGTCTATTTCATCGGCGTGGGCGAAAAGCTCGAAGATCTCGAAACCTTCGACGCACGCGAATTCGCCCAGGCATTGCTCTCATGAACACCACCACTCTCTGGCTGGAAGCCGCGTTTCTCGGCCTGATCCAGGGCCTGACCGAGTTCCTGCCGGTCTCCTCCAGCGCCCACCTGCGCATCATCGGCCCGCTGCTGCCCTCGGGCGGTGACCCGGGCGCGGCCTTCACCGCCATCACGCAGATCGGCACGGAAGCGGCGGTGCTGCTTTATTTCCGCCACGACATCGTGCGCATCTTCCTGGCCTGGTGGGCCTCGCTCACCCAGCCCGCGAAACGGCAGGACCCGGACGCGCGCATGGGCTGGCTGATCATCATCGGCTCGGTGCCGATCGTGGTGCTGGGCCTGCTGTTCAAGGACGCCATCGAACATTCGCTGCGCAACCTGTACATCACCGCCACCATGCTGATCGTGTTCGCGGTCATCCTGGGCCTGGCCGACCGCTTCGGCCGGCGCGAGCGCCCGCTGAGCCAGCTCACCTGGGGCCACGGCCTGCTGTTCGGCCTGGCGCAGGCGATGGCGCTGATCCCCGGCGTGTCGCGCTCCGGCGGCACCATCACCGCAGGGTTGATGATGGGTTACACGCGCGAGGCGGCGGCGCGTTACTCGTTCCTGCTCGCCATTCCGGCCGTGATGGGCTCGGGCTTCTACCAGTTGCTGCGCAGCATCCAGCACGGCAGCCCCATCGCCCCCGGGCCCACCGCCCTGGCCACCTTGATCGCCTTTGGCGTGGGCTACGGCGTGATCGTGGTGTTCCTCAAGCTGGTGTCCACACGCAGCTACATGGTCTTCGTGGTCTACCGCATCCTGTTGGGCCTGCTGGTCTTCGGCTTGCTCGGTGGGGGTGTTCTGAGCGCGCTCTGAGCCCTCCATCCAGAGGCATCGAGGGACGGCTGCGCCACCGAAATGCCCCGCTCTCTCCGGCGGGCATGCCCCATCCAGAGGCATCGAGGGACGGCTGCGCCGGCCCAAGATGCCGTCCCCCCTCCAAGCGCCGAAGGCGCGCTAGAGAGGGGGGAAGCCGCGTCAGCGGCGCAGGGGGGTGTTCACTTCATCACGCTATACCAGTCGACCTTGCGCGTGGCGACCATGATCGATGCGAGCACGCCGAAGAGCAGCAGCGAGCCCATCATCAAGGCGTTGTCCTCCGACATCAGGATGCCGTAGAGCACGCCGTACAAGGCCACCAGCAGGCCGCTCATGAGCAGGCCCGGCTTCCATCCGCCCAGCACGTGCCGCAGGTAGTGCGCCAGCAACCCGATGCAGGCGGCGCTGGCCGACAGGTAGGCCGGCAGGAAGCCCAGGTGCTCGGCGATCGACAGCAACAGCAGGAAGAACAGCACCAGCGCCGCGCCAATCATGAGGTACTGCATCGGGTGGATGCGCCAGCGCTTGACCATCTCCAGCACGAAGAAGGCGGCGAACGTGAGCAGGATGAACATCGCGCCGTACTTGGTGGCGCGATCGGTCAGGCGGTAGACGTCGACCGGATCGTCCAGCGACACCGAGAAGCTTTCGGGCGTCTCGGGCCGTTCGCCGGTCTGCGCGAACTGCCGCTGCGCCTGCGTCGACAGGGACGGCACGCTCCAGGAGGCCTCGAAGCCCTGCGCGCTCACGGATCGCGTGCGCGGCAGAAAGTCACCCCCGAAGCTCGGGTGCGGCCAGCTCGACTGCAGGTGCACGCGGTTCTCGTCGGCCAGGGGCACCCAGCCGATGCGGCCCGTGCCGGCCAGTTCGAGCTGCAGCGAAAACGGCAGGACCGCGCCCGCGCGCAACTGCGCAAGGTTCAACGGCGCCACCAGAGGCAAGGGAAGGCGCTGCGCCGCGCGGGCCGGCGCCACCGCGATCGCGCGGCCCTCCACCTTGAGCTGCGGCGCGTTCAACAGGCCGCGCAGATCGCTCACGCCCAGCAGCAGGCTCGGTTGGCCCAGTGTGATCTGGCTGTTCTTTTCCTTGGGCTCCACGTCGCTCCAGACGAACTGGCCCGTGCTTTCGTTGACGCTGGTGAAGACCTTGACCGGGAACACGCCGCGCCAGCGCGTCTCGGTCTGCAGGCGGCTGCGCGTCTCCATCACGCTGGGAAAGCGGATCGCGACGTGCGACTGCGTCACCAGTTCTTCGCGCGTCTGGCCACCGTCTAGCACGACCTTGCGCAAAAAGGTTTCGGTGTATGGCACGTACAGCACCGGACCGGTGAGGGTCTGTTCGCCGGCGTGGGCGCGCGCCACGTCCTGGGTGGCGGCCTCGCGGTTCATGCTGCGTTCCTCGATGGCACCGCGCACCATCAGCAGCGGGATCGACAGCAAAAGCATCAAGAGGCCGATGACCATTACTTTGCTGAGCAGGGGATATTTGTTCAAGGCAGGCTCCGTTGTGAGAACGGGGTCAGTCTGCGTGTGCCCTGTGCAGCGGGCGTGCGCCGCCGCGGTGTTTTGTGAAACGGGCGTGAAATGCTCAGGCGGGCAGGCGCCAGCGCGCCAGGCAGCCGCGAGACTCGCTCACGTTTTCTACTCGCAACTCACCGCCATGGAGCTGGCTCACCTCCTGCACCAGACACAGCCCCAGGCCCGAACCCTTGTCCTGCCCTTCACCGCGCGGCAACGAGTAGAAGCGCTCGAAGATGCGTTCGCGCGCGTAGTCGGGAATGCCGCTGCCCTGGTCGCGCACCGACCACTCGAGCCACGCGCCATCGCGGCGCAAGCCGACCTCCAACTCACCGTGCGGCGGTGAAAAATCGATCGCGTTGTCCAGCAGGTTCTGCAAGGCCTGGCCGATCAGAAACGGATCGCCCTGCACGGTCTGGCCCTCGCCCAGTGCGTCGCGCACACGCAGCGATTTCAGGCGCAGGCGCGGCTCCAGGCGCTGCAGCAGTTCGCGCGTGAGCGCGCTCAGATTCACAGGCTCGCGCGTGACCAGGCCCTGCATTTGCTCGACATGGGCGAGGTTGAGCAACTTGTCCACCAACTGGTGCAGGCGCTCGGCCTGGCGCTGGATGTTGCCGGCGAAGCGTTGCCGGTCCTGCGCCGGCATCTCTTCCTGCAACAGCTCCGAGGCGCCGCGGATGGCCGCCAGCGGGCTCTTGAGTTCGTGCGTGAGCGTGTGCACGTAGCGCTCGACATAGGCCTTGTCTTCGAGCTGCACGCGCATGCGCTCCAGCGCCTGGGCCAGCTCGCTGAATTCGGTGCTGCCGCTCATGCGCCCGAGCACCGGCAAGGGCACGCGTTCACCGCGGGCCACCGCGTTGGCATAACCGCGCAAGCGCGACAGCGAACTGGCGATCCACCAACTGAACAGCACGCCGATACCGAGCGACAGGCCCAGCAGCACCCAGGACCAGCGCAGGATGCGCGTTTCGCTGCGCTGGATGTACGGCTCCAGGCGCGCATTGGGCCGCGAGACGCTCAAGACACCGATGACGCGATCGCCATCGCGGATCGGCGCGGCCACGTGCATCACGGTGCTGTCGGGCGCGTAGGGACTGGCCGGGCTGGAGCGTGCGCCGTATTCGCCGCGCAGCGTGCGGGCCACGTCGTTCCAGCGCGAGAAGTCCTGCCCCACGGCTTCGTGCCGGGAGTCGTAGCGCACGATGCCCTGGGCGTCGGCCACCACGATTCGGTAGTCCACGCCGTCCTTGCGAAAACCCGAGATGTTCGCGCCCGGCTGGGCATCGTTCAGGCCTTGCAAGGACTGGGCGAAGCTGCCGTTGGCGATCGCACCGGCTTTCATGTCGGGCGTGGCCAGCAAAGCCAGGGTGTAGGCCGCATCCACCAGGCTGTCTTCCATGGCCAGACGGGTGCCGGGCTTGACCTCGTCGAGCAGCACCCGCAGCACGACGAACAGGGCCAGGCCCAGCACCAGGAAAAAGCCCAGCAGCAGTCGCAGGCCGATGCGCATGGTTAGAGCCTGTTCACACTAGCCCGCCAGGCGCAGGGAATAGCCCATGTGCCGATGGGTCTGGATCACCTCGGTCTTCACACCGTGTTCGCGCAGCTTGGCACGCAGCAGCTTCACATGCGCGTCGACGGTGCGATCGGCGGTGTGCGGCGCGTCGCCCCACACCAGGTCCATGAGTTCGGTGCGCGAAAAAATGCGCTCGGGCCGGCGCATCAGCGTAGCGAGCAACAGATATTCGTAACGTGTGAGCGGCAGCAACGCATTTCCGACGCGAAAGCGTTGCGCCGCCTCGTCCAGGATGAGCCCATCAGATGCTTCGGCTGCGGTGGTCAGGACCGGGAACGGTGCCGTGGACATGGCAGCCGCACTGCGGCGCAGGATCGCGCGTACGCGGGCGCATACCTCCCGGGGCGAAAACGGCTTGACCACGTAATCGTCCGCACCCAGCTCCAGACCGAGCACGCGGTCGATCTCTTCGCTGCGCGCGGTCAGGAAGACGATGGGCAGTTCACTGGTCCTGCGCATGGTGCGGCACACCTCGAAGCCGTTGCCATCGGGCAGGCCCACGTCGAGGATGGCCAGATCGGGCGGGTTGTCCTGAAAGGCTTCGAGCGCCTGGCGGGCCAGCGCCACGTGCCGCACCTCGAAGCCCTCGCTTTGCAGCGCATAGAGCAGCGTGTCGGCAATGGCCTGTTCGTCTTCGAGCAGCAGGATGCGCTTGCGCATGGGGGTCTGGAGGGACGGATGGGGCGGTCATCTTACCTTCGCGCTC
The sequence above is a segment of the Hydrogenophaga sp. BPS33 genome. Coding sequences within it:
- the creD gene encoding cell envelope integrity protein CreD, producing MNKYPLLSKVMVIGLLMLLLSIPLLMVRGAIEERSMNREAATQDVARAHAGEQTLTGPVLYVPYTETFLRKVVLDGGQTREELVTQSHVAIRFPSVMETRSRLQTETRWRGVFPVKVFTSVNESTGQFVWSDVEPKEKNSQITLGQPSLLLGVSDLRGLLNAPQLKVEGRAIAVAPARAAQRLPLPLVAPLNLAQLRAGAVLPFSLQLELAGTGRIGWVPLADENRVHLQSSWPHPSFGGDFLPRTRSVSAQGFEASWSVPSLSTQAQRQFAQTGERPETPESFSVSLDDPVDVYRLTDRATKYGAMFILLTFAAFFVLEMVKRWRIHPMQYLMIGAALVLFFLLLLSIAEHLGFLPAYLSASAACIGLLAHYLRHVLGGWKPGLLMSGLLVALYGVLYGILMSEDNALMMGSLLLFGVLASIMVATRKVDWYSVMK
- the creC gene encoding two-component system sensor histidine kinase CreC, producing MRIGLRLLLGFFLVLGLALFVVLRVLLDEVKPGTRLAMEDSLVDAAYTLALLATPDMKAGAIANGSFAQSLQGLNDAQPGANISGFRKDGVDYRIVVADAQGIVRYDSRHEAVGQDFSRWNDVARTLRGEYGARSSPASPYAPDSTVMHVAAPIRDGDRVIGVLSVSRPNARLEPYIQRSETRILRWSWVLLGLSLGIGVLFSWWIASSLSRLRGYANAVARGERVPLPVLGRMSGSTEFSELAQALERMRVQLEDKAYVERYVHTLTHELKSPLAAIRGASELLQEEMPAQDRQRFAGNIQRQAERLHQLVDKLLNLAHVEQMQGLVTREPVNLSALTRELLQRLEPRLRLKSLRVRDALGEGQTVQGDPFLIGQALQNLLDNAIDFSPPHGELEVGLRRDGAWLEWSVRDQGSGIPDYARERIFERFYSLPRGEGQDKGSGLGLCLVQEVSQLHGGELRVENVSESRGCLARWRLPA
- the creB gene encoding two-component system response regulator CreB, with the translated sequence MRKRILLLEDEQAIADTLLYALQSEGFEVRHVALARQALEAFQDNPPDLAILDVGLPDGNGFEVCRTMRRTSELPIVFLTARSEEIDRVLGLELGADDYVVKPFSPREVCARVRAILRRSAAAMSTAPFPVLTTAAEASDGLILDEAAQRFRVGNALLPLTRYEYLLLATLMRRPERIFSRTELMDLVWGDAPHTADRTVDAHVKLLRAKLREHGVKTEVIQTHRHMGYSLRLAG